The genomic DNA TCTTTTTTACTTTACATACTTAAAATAAAAAAGATAAAAGCTTCTTCATGTATATAAAGAAGCCTTTACCTTTTTGTTACTTGCTCATTTACTATTAGTCAGTGAAAAATGCACTTCATTTGTACCTGAGCTAAAAATAATATAAATTTTGATTTTAGTTTCATTGCAATACTAAATATCGTCAAGTTGCTTAAATGAAATGTTTACGTTACTCATGCAATAGACAAATTTACCTTTTAAAATAAATCTTTAAAATCCCTATTCTTCAATAGATATGAAAGTCCTTCTAAATGATCCCCAGTAATTCTCAATACAGCTGGTGGATGCCCTATCGTTGCAAAATGCTCTTGTGGCCGAATACGGTTTGGTTTCATTACATCTACAAAATGGACACATTCGACTTTATATCCTTTTAATATTGCCTTTACTTGCGCAACACACGATGTGTGAAGTGTATCCCAGCCGATTCCCTCTAAACATTTTCTACTAATAGCATGAGGAACAGCAATTGTGGATCCTACTCCTAAATCTTTACGATTACAAGCAATATTCAACATATATTTATATAAATTTACAATATATAGAGGAAATCTAAGATTTAAATTTAAATCGTTTAAAGCCATATCAACCCCATCTGCAACAGCCTTCGTTAATGGATGAAGATTTTTTGCTGGAATAGCAAAATCAGCATCAATAAAGAGAAGTATATCCCCTGTGGCTTCTTGTGCACCAATTGCCCGTCCTACATCATGCCCTAATGTTTCTTGATAAACAATTACTGTAGCTCCTAATTGCTTAGCAATTGCTTCTGTTTGATCTGTTGATCCATTGATTACAACAATTATTTCTTTCGGTTCAATTTTTCTTGCCTCAAGAATAACTTCTTTAATTGTTGCTTCTTCATTTTGCGCTGGTATAATAATTGATAACTGTTTTCCATTATAAATAGAGGAATTCATTCCCCATCCTTTATGAAAAAGTGAATAATTCTTCTGCATTTTTAGTTGCTCTATAACTTCTCTTTTTCTTCCTCCATCTGTATAATTACCTCTATCATCTTTTCCTTGTAACCAACTCTCTAAAACTTTTACATTCTCATTTATCTCACGTACTTCTAATTTAGTTAGTTTATCTCTATAGAAAGAGGTTTGATTTACATTTAAAGAGGTTTTAATAATTGCTGAAGAGGTGTGTACTCGCCACCCTTTCTCAATAAGAGTTACTTGGGATAGAATAGGGTTCTGCAAGATATCATATCCAATGTCTTCAATTGCTTTTTTAGTAATAGCATATGGCAGAGATAACATCGAATCATATTTTAAATCCATACGTCCCAATACATCGTTTACTATTTTTCTATACACCATAGCAATGCTTGGCCATTCTACTCTCATCTTTTCAAAACAGACAGAGTCTATGTTATTCAAAATTACATCCTGTTCCTTTTTTAGTAGCGGTTCTATAAATCGTTCTAATTCTACCGAAAAAATAACATCTTCTCCATTTAAAAATAAGACTACATCACCATTGGCGATTTTTGCCCCATGAACTGGTGCTCTCCATTTACTTTTCTCCTCAATCACAACAACGTTACTTTCAACAAATGTTGGTATAGATTGTATAGCACTCATTCTATCATCAGCTACAATAATAATTTCTAGTGGTTTTATATGCTGCAATTTATTTAAAATCTGATTCAACTTCGATTTTTCTTCTCCTAAAACTATAACGACTGATAGCTCCACTTCTTTTTGTTCTTCTTTCACAGTCTGATTAGGCTTTACTTTTTTTATATATTCAATTGTTTCACTCTTCCCTACAGCTGCATGCCCTGCTTTTTTATCAAAATATAAGTCTATTATAATTTGATTTACTTCCGTGTCTTTATCAAGTTGCTCTAATTCAGAAATAAATGGTAATAAATGATTTTGTACATCAAATTCACACGCGAAATTTTGCAAAAAATAAATATTTGGTACATATTTAATGTGATTAAAAAATTTCACAACATTAATTCTTTCTCCAAATTTCTCTTCAACTTCTTCTCTTGATAAACCTGGATAAGATAAATCGAAAACTAGATTTACCGGTACAGGTATCCATTTTATTAA from Bacillus basilensis includes the following:
- a CDS encoding glycosyltransferase, which codes for MDFQTSEPFILKVDWDKVTYEFLIRMKPNADNTIVFGSGAGGFQEQPIGPPIFHRHSWMDEFEDTVIYYNDPTLYLGKLSLGWGQGELNRFYLQDIANILEILFIKLKVDSKNVLFYGSSGGGFMSLILAGFVKGSTAFINNPQTNLIKWIPVPVNLVFDLSYPGLSREEVEEKFGERINVVKFFNHIKYVPNIYFLQNFACEFDVQNHLLPFISELEQLDKDTEVNQIIIDLYFDKKAGHAAVGKSETIEYIKKVKPNQTVKEEQKEVELSVVIVLGEEKSKLNQILNKLQHIKPLEIIIVADDRMSAIQSIPTFVESNVVVIEEKSKWRAPVHGAKIANGDVVLFLNGEDVIFSVELERFIEPLLKKEQDVILNNIDSVCFEKMRVEWPSIAMVYRKIVNDVLGRMDLKYDSMLSLPYAITKKAIEDIGYDILQNPILSQVTLIEKGWRVHTSSAIIKTSLNVNQTSFYRDKLTKLEVREINENVKVLESWLQGKDDRGNYTDGGRKREVIEQLKMQKNYSLFHKGWGMNSSIYNGKQLSIIIPAQNEEATIKEVILEARKIEPKEIIVVINGSTDQTEAIAKQLGATVIVYQETLGHDVGRAIGAQEATGDILLFIDADFAIPAKNLHPLTKAVADGVDMALNDLNLNLRFPLYIVNLYKYMLNIACNRKDLGVGSTIAVPHAISRKCLEGIGWDTLHTSCVAQVKAILKGYKVECVHFVDVMKPNRIRPQEHFATIGHPPAVLRITGDHLEGLSYLLKNRDFKDLF